The following are from one region of the Maribacter aquivivus genome:
- the nosZ gene encoding Sec-dependent nitrous-oxide reductase, with product MKKYFYYLAAALGPILLLSGCGDQNGKASSNGALASNNAEKVYVAPGEHDEFYAFMSGGYSGNVTVYGLPSGRMFKEIPVFSQFPTNGYGYSEETKPMLETSFGFIPTDDSHHPDISQTNGELDGRWLFINGNNTPRIARIDLKTFETAEIIEVPNSAGNHSSSYITENSEYVVAGTRFSVPIPQRDMPIKDYKGNFKGALSFISVEPETGRMDIKFQLIMPGFNYDLSHPGRGKSHGWFFFTTYNTEEANSLLEVNASQNDKDFIAAVNWKKIEEYIENGGGTMVPANYTHNVYSDETHSATSTMKKEVLTIDPTKVPGAIFFMPTPKSPHGVDVNPTGDYIIGNGKLSADLTVFSFDKMIAAIDGKKYDGEAYGIPILKFEDVLAGQVKSGGLGPLHTEFDGKGNAYTTFFISSEVVKWKVGTWEVIDRKPTFYSVGHCMIPGGNSAKPFGKYLVSMNKITKDRYLPTGPELEHSAQLYDISGDKMELIYDFPTHGEPHYAAAIPASILAPKSQKIYKLAENEHPFATKNVSDARVVREGNEVHVYMAMIRSHFTPDNIEGIKVGDKVYFHITNHEQDFDVPHGFMMIGQQNSGLLIMPGQTKTSVWEPKQEGVWPFYCTDFCSALHQEMQGYVRVSPASSNIDLSWSLGE from the coding sequence ATGAAAAAGTACTTCTATTATCTAGCAGCGGCTCTAGGGCCAATTCTGCTTCTTTCAGGTTGCGGTGACCAAAACGGTAAGGCATCCTCAAATGGAGCACTTGCATCAAATAATGCAGAGAAAGTATATGTAGCCCCTGGTGAACATGATGAGTTTTACGCATTCATGTCTGGCGGGTATAGCGGTAACGTAACCGTTTATGGTCTTCCTTCTGGGCGTATGTTTAAAGAAATTCCAGTTTTCTCTCAATTTCCAACTAACGGTTATGGATATTCTGAAGAAACAAAACCTATGTTAGAAACTTCTTTTGGTTTTATACCAACTGATGATTCTCACCACCCGGATATTTCTCAGACTAATGGTGAATTAGACGGTAGATGGCTTTTTATAAATGGAAATAACACACCACGTATAGCTAGAATTGACCTAAAAACATTTGAAACTGCTGAGATTATAGAAGTTCCAAATAGTGCAGGTAACCACAGTTCTTCTTACATCACAGAAAATTCAGAATATGTAGTGGCAGGAACACGTTTTTCAGTTCCTATTCCACAAAGAGATATGCCCATAAAAGATTACAAAGGTAACTTTAAAGGAGCCTTGTCTTTTATTAGTGTAGAACCTGAAACTGGTAGAATGGATATAAAATTCCAGTTGATTATGCCTGGTTTTAATTATGATTTATCTCACCCAGGTAGAGGTAAATCTCATGGTTGGTTTTTCTTTACTACGTATAACACAGAAGAAGCAAATTCATTGTTAGAGGTTAACGCTTCTCAGAACGATAAAGATTTTATAGCCGCGGTAAACTGGAAAAAAATTGAAGAGTATATTGAAAATGGTGGTGGTACAATGGTACCTGCAAATTATACACATAACGTGTATAGCGATGAGACTCATAGTGCTACTTCAACAATGAAGAAAGAGGTTCTAACAATAGATCCTACAAAAGTACCGGGTGCTATATTCTTTATGCCAACACCAAAATCTCCACATGGGGTAGACGTAAATCCAACAGGAGATTACATTATTGGTAACGGTAAGCTTTCTGCAGACCTTACAGTGTTCTCCTTTGATAAAATGATTGCTGCAATTGACGGTAAAAAGTATGATGGTGAAGCTTATGGTATTCCTATTTTAAAATTCGAAGATGTATTGGCTGGTCAAGTCAAAAGTGGAGGATTAGGCCCATTACATACAGAGTTTGATGGTAAGGGTAATGCGTATACTACGTTCTTTATTTCTTCTGAAGTTGTAAAATGGAAAGTAGGTACATGGGAAGTTATTGATAGAAAACCAACTTTTTACTCTGTTGGTCACTGTATGATTCCTGGAGGAAATTCTGCAAAACCTTTTGGTAAATACCTAGTATCCATGAACAAGATTACAAAAGATAGGTACCTGCCAACTGGTCCGGAGTTAGAACACTCTGCACAGTTGTATGATATTTCTGGAGATAAAATGGAGTTAATCTATGATTTTCCAACACATGGAGAGCCACACTATGCAGCTGCTATCCCAGCATCTATACTAGCGCCTAAATCGCAGAAAATCTATAAACTGGCAGAAAACGAACATCCATTTGCTACAAAAAATGTTTCAGATGCAAGAGTAGTGAGAGAGGGTAATGAAGTACATGTGTATATGGCAATGATACGTAGCCACTTTACTCCAGATAATATAGAAGGTATTAAAGTGGGTGATAAAGTATATTTCCATATCACTAACCATGAGCAAGATTTTGATGTGCCACACGGCTTTATGATGATTGGTCAACAGAATTCTGGTTTATTAATAATGCCAGGGCAAACAAAAACATCTGTTTGGGAACCTAAGCAAGAAGGGGTATGGCCATTTTACTGTACAGATTTTTGTTCTGCTTTACACCAAGAAATGCAAGGTTACGTAAGAGTTTCTCCTGCCTCATCTAATATTGACCTTTCTTGGTCTTTAGGTGAGTAA
- a CDS encoding c-type cytochrome codes for MKIVLRSTVIMFSLLLMACGGKEEKKKEGFSVDRTKTTEKATEAVTETSTEKPSERVDLENKGVGPITSVTLSPDIDTALAKKGEETYSQMCMACHRIDKKFIGPAPTGVLKRRSPEWVMNMILNPEVMVKEDPLAKELMAEFNGAPMANQGLTEDQARSILEYFRTLE; via the coding sequence ATGAAAATAGTTTTAAGAAGTACCGTGATAATGTTTTCGCTGCTACTAATGGCATGTGGAGGCAAAGAAGAAAAGAAAAAAGAAGGATTTAGTGTAGATCGTACCAAAACTACAGAAAAAGCAACAGAGGCTGTTACTGAAACTAGTACAGAAAAACCTTCTGAGCGTGTAGATCTAGAAAATAAAGGAGTAGGTCCTATTACGTCTGTGACTTTATCTCCAGATATTGATACGGCATTGGCAAAGAAAGGTGAAGAAACTTACAGTCAAATGTGTATGGCTTGCCATAGAATAGATAAAAAATTCATTGGTCCGGCTCCAACAGGTGTTTTGAAAAGACGTAGTCCAGAATGGGTTATGAACATGATCCTTAACCCAGAAGTTATGGTTAAAGAAGATCCTTTGGCAAAAGAGCTTATGGCTGAATTTAATGGAGCACCAATGGCTAACCAAGGGTTGACCGAAGATCAAGCACGTAGCATACTTGAATATTTTAGAACATTAGAGTAG
- a CDS encoding universal stress protein, translated as MKKIIVLTDFSNQSEQALKAAADLAKKHKVELLVVHMLELNQAIITSPDGMYIEQTVFLVKLAEKNLKEFLEKPYLEGVTVTPVIKHYKVFSELNAIAKEHDADLIVMGSNGASGFEEMFIGSNAEKVVRNATVPVLVIKGEVTNLSIDRFVFACDFNDDNLPAFQKAKEFAAMLNASMEVVFINTPNDEFLSNRDAYQKINKFLTKANSAQQVEIYNDYSVEQGIINYGKTILADAIAIPTHGRKGISHMFNGSIGEDVVNHSRIPVITFKI; from the coding sequence ATGAAAAAAATAATCGTACTTACAGATTTTTCAAATCAGTCAGAACAAGCCCTAAAGGCAGCTGCAGATTTGGCTAAAAAACATAAAGTTGAACTATTGGTAGTTCATATGCTAGAACTGAATCAGGCAATAATTACTTCGCCAGATGGTATGTACATCGAGCAGACAGTTTTCTTAGTGAAATTAGCAGAAAAGAATTTAAAAGAGTTTTTAGAGAAACCTTATTTAGAAGGCGTTACCGTTACTCCTGTAATAAAGCATTATAAAGTATTCAGTGAGCTAAATGCTATAGCAAAAGAGCATGATGCAGATTTAATAGTAATGGGTTCTAATGGAGCTAGCGGATTTGAAGAAATGTTTATTGGTTCTAATGCAGAAAAAGTAGTTCGTAATGCAACCGTACCTGTTTTAGTGATTAAAGGCGAGGTTACAAATTTAAGTATAGATCGTTTTGTATTCGCATGCGATTTTAATGATGATAATTTACCAGCTTTTCAAAAAGCTAAGGAATTTGCTGCTATGTTAAATGCTAGCATGGAGGTTGTTTTTATCAACACGCCAAACGATGAATTTTTAAGTAATAGGGATGCCTATCAAAAAATAAATAAATTTTTAACCAAGGCTAATTCTGCACAACAGGTTGAAATTTACAATGATTACAGTGTTGAGCAGGGTATTATCAATTATGGTAAAACCATCTTAGCAGATGCTATAGCAATCCCTACTCACGGTCGTAAAGGCATTTCCCATATGTTTAATGGTAGCATTGGCGAAGATGTTGTAAATCACTCAAGAATACCTGTGATTACATTCAAAATATAG
- the hemN gene encoding oxygen-independent coproporphyrinogen III oxidase, whose translation MCSLVQKYNVPGPRYTSYPTVPFWDINTFSGKKWEASVKKSFHASNSVSGISLYIHLPFCENMCTFCGCHKRITKRHDLEMPYIKAVLKEWQLYSELFDEKPIIKELHLGGGTPTFFTPENLKYLIDGILRIAERSNDAEFSFEGHPNNTTKEHLQALYDVGFRRVSYGVQDYNETVQKAINRIQPFENVKNVTEWAREIGYTSISHDIIFGLPHQKLEHVINTIEKTKELKPDRIAFYSYAHVPWLAGNGQRGYNDADLPAGDEKRTQYEVGKELLLDYGYHEIGMDHFALESDGLFKAMENGNLHRNFMGYTSSNTNLMIGLGASSISDSWYGFAQNVKNVEEYQNLVENDIIPLYRGHILTEEDQIIRRHILNLMCQFKTSWSKFKLHLPQIDSILNRLQEMEEDGLVTITESSLQITEKGRPYVRNVCMAFDLPLQKKAPDTKIFSMTV comes from the coding sequence ATGTGTTCGCTTGTTCAAAAGTATAATGTACCAGGACCTAGATATACTAGCTACCCAACCGTTCCTTTTTGGGATATTAATACCTTTTCTGGGAAAAAGTGGGAAGCGTCGGTAAAAAAGAGCTTTCACGCAAGTAATTCGGTATCAGGTATTAGTCTATATATACATTTACCATTTTGCGAGAATATGTGTACGTTCTGTGGATGTCATAAGCGTATTACAAAACGACACGATTTAGAGATGCCCTATATAAAAGCGGTTTTAAAAGAATGGCAATTATATAGCGAATTGTTCGATGAAAAACCGATTATAAAAGAGTTGCACTTAGGTGGTGGTACGCCAACATTTTTTACTCCAGAAAACTTGAAGTATTTAATAGATGGTATTCTACGAATAGCCGAAAGGTCTAATGATGCCGAGTTTAGTTTTGAAGGACACCCCAATAATACTACTAAAGAACATTTGCAAGCTTTGTATGATGTTGGCTTTAGAAGAGTAAGTTATGGTGTGCAAGATTATAATGAAACGGTACAGAAGGCAATTAATAGAATTCAGCCTTTTGAAAATGTAAAAAATGTAACTGAGTGGGCTCGTGAAATAGGGTATACATCTATAAGTCATGATATCATATTTGGTCTTCCACATCAAAAGCTAGAGCATGTAATTAATACGATAGAAAAAACTAAAGAATTAAAACCAGATCGTATTGCTTTTTACAGTTATGCACATGTGCCATGGTTGGCAGGTAATGGTCAACGTGGTTATAATGATGCAGATTTGCCTGCGGGTGATGAAAAGAGAACGCAGTATGAAGTTGGTAAAGAATTGCTGTTGGATTATGGATATCATGAAATAGGAATGGATCACTTTGCTTTGGAAAGCGACGGATTGTTTAAGGCTATGGAGAATGGAAATCTTCATAGAAATTTCATGGGTTATACTAGCTCTAATACCAATTTAATGATTGGTTTAGGTGCATCGAGTATAAGCGATAGTTGGTACGGTTTTGCACAGAATGTAAAGAATGTAGAAGAGTATCAAAATCTTGTAGAAAATGATATAATTCCGCTATACAGAGGTCATATTTTAACAGAAGAAGATCAAATTATAAGAAGACATATTTTAAATTTAATGTGCCAGTTTAAAACAAGTTGGAGCAAATTTAAGTTACACCTACCACAAATAGATAGTATTCTAAATAGGTTACAAGAAATGGAAGAAGATGGTTTAGTGACCATTACTGAAAGTAGTCTTCAAATTACTGAAAAGGGTAGACCGTATGTTAGAAATGTATGTATGGCTTTTGATTTGCCATTGCAGAAAAAGGCACCAGACACCAAGATTTTTTCAATGACCGTTTAA
- a CDS encoding DUF983 domain-containing protein, which translates to MLPKGSKLYSIIFLKCPRCHKGEFFEANPYKLSNFNKVKERCPKCDLKYSIEPSFYTGSMYVSYAVGIAVAVAAYVLTLLFGLQLSIGALFIVIVASLVLTMPWIAAVSKSIWANIFFKFDKEIAQKIN; encoded by the coding sequence ATGTTACCAAAAGGTTCCAAATTATACAGTATTATCTTTTTGAAATGCCCTAGATGTCATAAAGGTGAATTCTTTGAGGCAAATCCTTATAAATTAAGTAACTTCAATAAGGTAAAAGAACGTTGCCCTAAGTGTGATTTAAAATATAGTATAGAACCTAGTTTTTATACGGGATCCATGTATGTTTCTTACGCTGTAGGTATTGCAGTTGCAGTTGCTGCGTATGTGTTAACATTGTTATTTGGACTTCAGCTTTCTATAGGTGCTTTATTTATTGTTATCGTTGCATCGCTTGTTTTAACAATGCCATGGATAGCAGCAGTATCTAAATCTATTTGGGCGAATATATTTTTTAAATTTGATAAAGAAATAGCACAGAAAATTAATTAG
- a CDS encoding Crp/Fnr family transcriptional regulator, which yields MIQDLKEEYGDIFEEELINEIVQVGTFKEVPEGYKFMEIGDYIRGMPLLISGVIKILREDEDGDELLLYYLEKGDTCSMTMACCMGDKKSEIRAIAETDAKLIMVPIQKMEEWTGKYKSWRNFVFNSYHVRLNELLSTLDNIAFQKMDERLIGYLKEKARVTKDNIIHSTHQDIAYDLHSSRVVISRLLKKLEEMGKIKLHRNYLEILDL from the coding sequence ATGATTCAAGACTTAAAGGAAGAATATGGAGATATTTTTGAAGAAGAGCTCATCAATGAAATTGTACAGGTAGGTACTTTTAAAGAAGTACCCGAAGGTTATAAATTCATGGAAATCGGTGACTACATTAGAGGTATGCCTTTATTAATATCTGGAGTCATTAAAATTTTACGGGAAGATGAAGATGGCGATGAACTATTACTTTACTATCTAGAAAAAGGTGACACCTGCTCTATGACCATGGCGTGCTGCATGGGCGACAAAAAAAGTGAGATTAGAGCCATTGCAGAAACAGATGCCAAACTTATTATGGTACCTATTCAGAAAATGGAAGAATGGACCGGCAAATATAAATCTTGGAGAAACTTCGTATTCAATAGTTATCATGTTAGATTAAATGAACTTTTAAGTACTTTAGATAATATCGCTTTTCAAAAGATGGATGAACGCCTAATAGGCTATTTAAAAGAAAAAGCTAGGGTAACAAAAGACAATATAATTCATAGTACCCATCAAGATATTGCTTACGACCTACATAGTTCTAGAGTTGTAATTTCTAGACTTTTAAAGAAGCTTGAAGAAATGGGCAAGATTAAACTTCACCGTAATTATTTAGAAATATTAGATTTATAA
- a CDS encoding sulfite exporter TauE/SafE family protein codes for MEILQIIGYISALIIGISLGLIGGGGSILAVPVLAYLFSINEKAATAYSLFIVGASALVGGWQQHLKGYVDWRTAVVFGIPAIIGVTLVRHYVVPAMPDVLFQIEHFQFTRRMAMFGLFAILMIPAAYSMLKKEKNVLTGGEVSYNYPLIVLEGLLVGSITGLIGAGGGFLIIPALVILANVEMKVAVGTSLIIIAIKSLMGFFLGDAMTMTIDWKFLAIFTSLSFVGIFIGSYLSNFIDGKKLKQGFGYFILVMAAFIFYMEFF; via the coding sequence ATGGAAATTTTGCAAATTATTGGTTATATCAGCGCCTTAATAATTGGTATATCATTAGGTCTCATTGGCGGAGGTGGCTCTATTTTAGCAGTACCCGTATTGGCATATCTTTTTTCAATTAACGAAAAAGCTGCAACCGCCTATTCTCTTTTTATTGTGGGTGCAAGTGCTCTTGTCGGGGGTTGGCAACAACATCTTAAAGGATATGTAGATTGGCGTACCGCCGTTGTATTTGGTATACCAGCAATTATAGGTGTTACGCTTGTTAGACATTATGTAGTGCCAGCTATGCCAGATGTTTTATTTCAAATTGAACACTTTCAATTTACACGTAGAATGGCCATGTTCGGGCTGTTCGCTATTTTGATGATTCCTGCAGCATATTCTATGCTTAAAAAAGAAAAAAATGTTCTAACAGGTGGTGAAGTTTCTTATAACTATCCATTAATAGTATTAGAAGGGTTACTTGTTGGTAGTATAACAGGATTGATTGGCGCCGGTGGCGGATTTTTAATCATTCCTGCATTGGTCATTTTGGCGAATGTTGAAATGAAAGTTGCCGTAGGCACCTCTTTAATTATAATTGCCATTAAATCTTTAATGGGTTTCTTTTTGGGCGATGCCATGACCATGACCATCGATTGGAAGTTTCTTGCCATTTTTACATCGCTATCTTTTGTTGGCATTTTTATAGGTAGTTATCTCAGCAACTTCATAGATGGTAAAAAACTGAAGCAAGGTTTCGGCTATTTTATACTTGTTATGGCCGCCTTTATTTTCTATATGGAATTCTTTTAA
- a CDS encoding MBL fold metallo-hydrolase, which produces MKVEQIYTGCLAHAAYYIESNGEAAVFDPLREVQPYIDRAKKDNAKIKYVFETHFHADFVSGHLDLQKKANAEIVFGPGAKPAYEATIAKDNQIFEVGDYKVKVIHTPGHTMESTTYLLIDENGKEHGIITGDTLFIGDVGRPDLAQHVVADLTEEKLAGHLYDSLRNRIMPLSDDLIVYPNHGAGSACGKMMSKETTDTLGHQKKVNYALRPDMSKEEFIKELLTGLTAPPGYFPKNVLMNIQGYESLDKIMDRATTPYTPEAFEAVANETGALVLDTRNADDFAKGFIPNSINIGLEGSFAQWVGEMIPDIKQEILLVTYKDKEEEAITRLARVGYDNTVGFLKGGFDSWKEAKKDNETSDRIDSKELEALYATKKPFIIDVRKKSEFDSEHVVGAINVPLNEINQHLSQFPKDKPFVLHCAGGYRSMIAASILKQRGWQDFTDVRGGFEAISKTTLPKTAYVCPSTLL; this is translated from the coding sequence ATGAAAGTAGAACAAATTTATACCGGATGTTTGGCACACGCTGCCTATTATATAGAAAGTAATGGTGAAGCTGCAGTATTTGATCCGTTACGTGAAGTACAACCATACATTGATCGCGCAAAGAAAGATAATGCTAAAATCAAATATGTTTTTGAAACTCATTTTCATGCCGACTTTGTTAGTGGTCATTTAGATTTACAGAAAAAAGCTAATGCCGAAATTGTATTTGGTCCTGGTGCAAAACCAGCTTATGAGGCAACTATAGCAAAAGACAATCAAATTTTTGAAGTTGGCGATTATAAGGTAAAGGTCATTCACACTCCCGGTCATACCATGGAAAGTACTACTTATCTCTTAATTGATGAGAATGGAAAAGAGCATGGCATTATTACCGGAGATACCTTATTTATTGGTGATGTTGGTAGACCTGATCTAGCGCAACATGTAGTGGCAGATTTGACTGAAGAAAAATTAGCAGGACATTTATATGATTCTCTTAGAAATAGAATTATGCCTTTAAGTGATGATTTAATAGTATATCCAAATCATGGTGCAGGATCTGCTTGTGGTAAAATGATGAGTAAGGAAACTACAGATACCCTAGGTCATCAAAAGAAGGTCAACTATGCTCTAAGACCAGACATGAGTAAAGAGGAATTTATAAAAGAACTCTTAACCGGACTCACAGCTCCTCCAGGTTATTTTCCTAAAAATGTTTTGATGAACATTCAAGGGTATGAAAGTTTAGATAAGATAATGGACCGTGCCACTACCCCATACACTCCAGAGGCTTTTGAGGCTGTTGCCAATGAAACCGGGGCACTAGTATTAGACACTAGAAATGCAGATGATTTTGCAAAAGGGTTTATTCCTAATAGCATCAATATTGGACTAGAAGGTAGTTTTGCCCAATGGGTAGGTGAAATGATACCAGATATAAAACAAGAGATACTACTAGTTACTTATAAAGATAAAGAAGAGGAAGCTATTACAAGATTGGCACGTGTTGGTTATGATAATACGGTAGGCTTTTTAAAAGGTGGGTTTGATTCTTGGAAAGAAGCTAAAAAGGATAACGAAACAAGTGATAGAATCGATAGTAAGGAATTGGAAGCATTATACGCTACTAAAAAACCATTTATCATTGATGTTAGAAAAAAGAGTGAATTTGATTCTGAACATGTGGTAGGCGCCATCAATGTTCCTTTAAATGAAATCAATCAGCATCTATCTCAATTCCCTAAAGACAAGCCTTTTGTTTTACATTGTGCCGGTGGTTATAGAAGTATGATCGCAGCTTCTATTTTAAAGCAAAGAGGATGGCAAGATTTCACAGATGTTAGAGGCGGTTTTGAAGCTATTTCAAAAACAACACTACCTAAAACAGCATACGTTTGCCCATCAACACTATTGTAA
- a CDS encoding MBL fold metallo-hydrolase: MKVEQIYTGCLAQGAYYIESNGEVAIIDPLREVQPYIKKAAADNAKIKYIFETHFHADFVSGHVTLAKETGADIIYGPKANPSFEAIIAKDNQEFKLGDITITALHTPGHTMESTTYLLRDANGKDYAIFSGDTLFLGDVGRPDLAQKMGELTERDLAGFLFDSLREKIMPLADDVIVYPAHGAGSACGKNMMKETVDTLGNQKKMNYALRTDMTKEEFIDEVIDGLLPPPQYFPLNVKLNKEGYEDIKEVLERGTRALSPKAFEAAANETGAIVLDVRHQDDFAKGHIPRSIFIGLDGSFAPWVGALIADVKQPILLVTPVGMEEEAVTRLSRVGFDGTLGYLEGGFDAWKKAAMEYDTVSQVDAKKLKEVLETEKAPVFDVRKESEFLSEHVLDAKNTPLDFLNDHLAEFPEKKQFYVHCAGGYRSMIAASILKSRGVHNLIDVKVGFKAIKEAGIPVSEFVCPTTL, from the coding sequence ATGAAAGTAGAACAAATATATACTGGTTGTCTTGCGCAAGGTGCTTATTACATTGAAAGCAATGGAGAAGTCGCCATTATTGATCCTCTACGAGAAGTACAGCCTTATATAAAGAAAGCTGCGGCAGATAATGCTAAAATCAAATATATTTTTGAAACTCATTTTCATGCCGATTTTGTTAGTGGTCATGTAACCTTGGCTAAAGAAACTGGTGCTGATATTATATACGGACCAAAAGCGAATCCGTCTTTCGAGGCTATAATCGCAAAAGATAATCAAGAGTTTAAATTAGGTGATATTACTATTACGGCATTACATACTCCTGGTCATACAATGGAAAGTACCACATATTTACTAAGAGATGCCAATGGTAAAGACTATGCTATATTTAGCGGAGACACTTTATTTTTAGGTGATGTGGGCAGACCTGATCTTGCTCAGAAAATGGGCGAATTAACAGAGCGTGACCTAGCTGGATTCTTATTTGACAGTTTACGTGAAAAAATTATGCCTTTAGCAGATGACGTCATCGTCTATCCCGCTCATGGTGCCGGTTCTGCATGTGGTAAGAATATGATGAAAGAAACAGTAGATACCTTGGGCAACCAAAAGAAAATGAATTATGCCTTACGTACAGATATGACGAAAGAAGAGTTCATTGATGAAGTGATCGATGGTTTACTACCACCACCTCAATACTTCCCCTTAAATGTAAAGTTAAATAAAGAGGGCTATGAAGACATAAAAGAAGTCTTGGAACGTGGTACAAGAGCACTTTCCCCAAAGGCTTTTGAAGCTGCAGCAAATGAAACCGGTGCCATAGTTTTAGATGTACGCCATCAAGATGATTTTGCCAAAGGTCATATACCGCGTTCTATTTTTATTGGATTAGATGGTAGTTTTGCTCCTTGGGTAGGTGCCTTAATCGCCGATGTTAAACAGCCTATTTTATTGGTTACCCCTGTTGGTATGGAAGAGGAAGCAGTAACTCGATTATCTAGAGTTGGTTTTGATGGTACGCTAGGATATTTAGAAGGCGGATTCGATGCTTGGAAAAAAGCTGCGATGGAGTATGATACCGTTAGCCAAGTTGATGCCAAAAAGCTTAAAGAAGTTCTTGAAACTGAAAAAGCACCTGTATTTGATGTGCGTAAAGAATCTGAATTTTTATCTGAACATGTTTTAGATGCAAAAAATACGCCGTTAGATTTTCTAAATGATCATTTAGCAGAATTTCCAGAAAAAAAACAGTTTTATGTACACTGTGCCGGTGGTTACAGAAGTATGATTGCGGCATCAATTTTAAAAAGTAGAGGTGTTCATAACCTTATAGATGTAAAAGTAGGATTTAAAGCTATAAAAGAAGCTGGTATTCCAGTCTCTGAATTTGTTTGTCCAACTACATTATAG
- a CDS encoding peroxiredoxin, giving the protein METIQNNEIISMPRIGDIAPDFEAVTTKGKIKLSEFAKDKWIVMFSHPADFTPVCTTEMSGFAVRKPEFDALNTELLGLSIDSVHAHLGWVQNVRENTGVYFDFPIIADLDMKVSKKYGMLQPNESETAAVRAVFFIDPKKKIRLVMYYPLNVGRNMNEILRALEALQTSDKYKVAMPLDWKKGDKVIVSPPKTLDELNARIADDTLEKVDWYLAKKSLN; this is encoded by the coding sequence ATGGAAACAATACAAAATAATGAAATAATCAGCATGCCAAGAATTGGAGATATTGCTCCAGATTTTGAAGCGGTAACAACTAAAGGAAAAATAAAATTATCTGAATTTGCAAAAGATAAGTGGATCGTAATGTTCTCACATCCTGCAGATTTCACTCCGGTTTGTACTACTGAAATGAGTGGATTTGCCGTACGTAAACCAGAGTTTGACGCTCTTAATACAGAATTATTAGGTTTAAGTATAGATAGTGTACATGCGCATTTAGGTTGGGTACAGAACGTACGTGAAAACACAGGTGTCTATTTTGATTTTCCCATCATAGCAGATTTAGATATGAAGGTTTCTAAAAAATACGGAATGCTTCAGCCTAACGAAAGTGAAACTGCTGCAGTACGTGCCGTTTTTTTTATTGACCCAAAGAAAAAAATTCGACTAGTTATGTATTACCCATTAAACGTTGGGCGTAATATGAACGAAATTCTTAGAGCCTTAGAGGCTTTACAAACGTCAGATAAATATAAAGTGGCTATGCCCTTAGATTGGAAAAAAGGAGATAAGGTAATTGTATCTCCTCCTAAAACTTTAGATGAACTTAATGCTCGTATTGCTGATGATACTTTAGAAAAAGTTGATTGGTATTTAGCAAAAAAGAGTCTTAATTAA
- a CDS encoding rhodanese-like domain-containing protein, with the protein MSFLSTLFGKKEETAGNITILNKNEFATQIVANNIKPFDVRTPSEYNSGHIKNAINVDFFSSGNFNAYFEKVNKEKPVYVYCRSGARSQKAARKLLKMGFTQVYDLKGGYNSWN; encoded by the coding sequence ATGTCATTTTTAAGTACACTCTTTGGTAAAAAGGAAGAAACCGCAGGTAATATCACTATACTTAACAAGAATGAATTTGCCACGCAAATTGTAGCTAACAACATAAAACCTTTTGATGTTAGAACACCGTCTGAATATAACAGTGGTCACATTAAAAACGCTATAAACGTTGATTTTTTCAGCTCTGGGAACTTTAACGCTTACTTTGAAAAAGTAAATAAAGAAAAACCGGTATACGTATACTGTAGATCAGGTGCAAGAAGCCAAAAAGCTGCACGTAAACTATTAAAAATGGGCTTTACACAAGTATATGATCTTAAAGGAGGTTATAATTCTTGGAACTAA